Proteins from a single region of Flaviflexus salsibiostraticola:
- a CDS encoding IS3 family transposase, with translation MITFIDAYRDRFGVEFLCRTLGQAVRGFLTSRGYRAAKSRPPSARQLKDELLIPEIQRLHTENYGVYGRRKMHALLQREGWDIGRDQTHRLMKLAGVEGVRRSKKAFTTRPDPALALPGDLVERRFTADRPNQLWVCDITYVATWSGFAYVSFIVDVFSRRIVGWNVAATLKADVLPLQALEMAAWHNGGDLDGVIHHSDHGSNYMALVYTGRVQELGAIPSTGTVGDSFDNAMAEAVNALYKAELIRQRGPWKTVEEVELATLEYVWWWNNKRLHGELDLRTPLEVEAAYYTEQESLLTSAR, from the coding sequence ATGATCACCTTCATCGATGCATATCGTGATCGTTTCGGGGTTGAGTTCCTCTGCCGCACTCTTGGCCAAGCAGTACGTGGATTCCTCACCTCTCGCGGATACCGAGCCGCTAAGAGCCGGCCTCCGTCAGCACGTCAGTTGAAGGACGAGCTCTTGATCCCCGAGATCCAGCGCCTCCACACAGAGAACTACGGAGTCTATGGTCGCCGGAAAATGCATGCCCTCCTTCAGCGTGAGGGCTGGGACATCGGCCGCGATCAGACCCACAGGCTCATGAAGCTCGCCGGGGTCGAAGGTGTTCGCAGGTCGAAGAAAGCCTTCACAACGAGGCCTGATCCCGCCTTGGCGTTGCCAGGGGATCTGGTCGAGCGTCGGTTCACTGCTGATCGGCCCAATCAGCTGTGGGTCTGTGACATCACCTATGTCGCGACATGGTCGGGCTTCGCCTATGTCTCGTTCATCGTCGATGTGTTCTCCCGCCGTATCGTCGGCTGGAATGTCGCTGCAACCTTAAAGGCCGATGTCCTGCCGCTGCAGGCGTTAGAGATGGCTGCCTGGCACAATGGCGGGGACCTTGATGGCGTCATTCACCATAGCGATCACGGCTCGAACTACATGGCCCTGGTCTACACCGGCCGCGTCCAGGAGCTTGGGGCGATACCGTCAACAGGCACGGTCGGTGACAGCTTCGACAATGCGATGGCTGAGGCCGTGAACGCGCTCTACAAAGCTGAACTTATCCGTCAACGCGGACCGTGGAAGACCGTGGAGGAAGTCGAGCTCGCAACTTTGGAATACGTGTGGTGGTGGAACAACAAACGCCTCCATGGTGAGCTCGATCTGCGCACTCCTCTTGAGGTCGAAGCCGCCTACTACACTGAACAAGAATCCCTCCTGACATCAGCACGGTGA
- the pdxS gene encoding pyridoxal 5'-phosphate synthase lyase subunit PdxS, whose amino-acid sequence MTENSPSTSPASTGSPLVKRGFADKLKGGVIMDVVTPEQARIAEEAGAVAVMALERVPADIRAQGGVARMSDPDLIDGIKSAVSIPVMAKARIGHFVEAQILEALEVDYIDESEVLSPADYVNHIDKRSFTVPFVCGATNLGEALRRIAEGAAMIRSKGEAGTGDVSEATKHIRTIRGEIARLASLGADELYVAAKELQAPYDLVAEVAITGELPVALFTAGGVATPADAAMMMQLGADGVFVGSGIFKSGEPAKRAAAIVRATAHFDDPHAIADASRGLGEAMVGINVSDLAAPHRLAERGW is encoded by the coding sequence ATGACTGAAAACTCTCCTTCCACATCGCCCGCTTCCACCGGTTCGCCTCTCGTGAAACGTGGGTTCGCTGACAAGCTCAAGGGAGGCGTCATCATGGATGTCGTGACGCCTGAGCAGGCTCGCATCGCAGAAGAAGCCGGGGCGGTTGCAGTCATGGCACTGGAGCGTGTCCCTGCGGATATTCGCGCGCAGGGCGGCGTTGCCCGCATGAGTGACCCTGATCTTATCGACGGCATCAAGTCGGCAGTGTCAATTCCGGTGATGGCAAAAGCTCGCATCGGGCACTTCGTTGAGGCACAGATACTGGAAGCGCTCGAAGTGGACTACATCGATGAGTCAGAGGTCCTCTCGCCTGCCGATTACGTGAACCATATCGATAAGCGCTCGTTTACCGTACCGTTCGTGTGCGGGGCGACGAACTTGGGGGAGGCACTGCGGCGCATTGCCGAGGGCGCAGCCATGATTCGTTCGAAGGGTGAAGCTGGCACAGGCGACGTTTCTGAAGCCACGAAGCATATTCGCACAATCCGCGGCGAGATCGCCCGACTTGCTTCACTTGGTGCGGATGAGCTTTACGTCGCCGCGAAGGAACTGCAGGCCCCATACGACCTCGTCGCAGAGGTTGCAATCACTGGCGAATTGCCCGTCGCGCTTTTCACGGCAGGCGGTGTAGCCACCCCCGCCGATGCGGCCATGATGATGCAGCTCGGTGCCGACGGAGTCTTCGTGGGTTCCGGCATTTTCAAATCAGGCGAACCTGCCAAGCGCGCCGCAGCGATCGTCAGGGCAACCGCACATTTCGATGACCCTCACGCAATTGCTGACGCGTCACGCGGTCTGGGCGAGGCTATGGTCGGTATCAACGTCTCTGATCTTGCGGCGCCGCATCGGCTGGCTGAGCGCGGCTGGTGA
- a CDS encoding PLP-dependent aminotransferase family protein, whose protein sequence is MRDPSGAAELPLSLDRGAEASLPTQLATALRGAIDAGVLRPGELVQATRQLALRLGVARGVVVAAYEQLIAEGYLEAGHGRGTFVRPELPALRSAVSSEAVERRELRGAGEAASRELDHFGLSHSAPSPLPLTPGVPDTGAVDRPAWRSAWRHALIRAHVEAPDLGDPRLRVEIAEHLRRMRGTNRLPEDVIVTAGAREGLGLLLTALGASSNRRLVVGVEDPGYPSLRRVAIRHGAQILALPVDAEGLDPHALPTGALDVIIVTPSHQYPLGGSLPLARRRELLTWAARAGVVIVEDDYDSELRHTGSPLPALAALDDPAEGSVVLLGTFSTTISHALSAGYLLAPARLRKVIEPVRHDLGGAASAVVQAALAEYLAGGELRRHTARMRRRYATRRDLVVSKLDGIDGVRVRPMSGGLHAVLEFDHAQEDADAEERILKRTAEAGLGAVALSRYWQRDSKQQGHFGLVIGTGGTNSSTMTDHSTFEDALTRCSSSGGCERSS, encoded by the coding sequence ATGCGTGATCCAAGCGGTGCCGCCGAGCTGCCCCTCTCTCTTGATCGAGGGGCCGAGGCGTCTCTACCCACCCAGCTCGCGACCGCTCTCCGTGGCGCCATCGATGCAGGCGTACTGCGGCCAGGCGAGTTGGTGCAGGCTACCAGGCAACTCGCCTTGCGGCTCGGCGTCGCGCGCGGCGTCGTGGTTGCCGCCTATGAACAACTCATCGCCGAGGGGTACCTTGAAGCTGGGCATGGACGTGGAACATTTGTCCGCCCGGAACTGCCCGCTTTGCGGTCTGCCGTGAGCTCAGAAGCAGTAGAGAGGCGAGAGCTTCGGGGGGCTGGCGAAGCTGCCAGCAGAGAGCTGGACCACTTTGGTCTTTCGCACAGTGCCCCGTCACCTCTTCCACTGACGCCGGGAGTGCCTGACACAGGCGCGGTCGACCGTCCTGCTTGGCGCTCTGCCTGGCGCCATGCGCTCATTCGGGCGCACGTCGAGGCGCCTGATCTTGGTGACCCACGCTTACGCGTTGAGATTGCCGAGCACCTGCGTCGAATGCGCGGCACAAATAGACTCCCGGAGGATGTGATCGTCACTGCTGGGGCCCGTGAAGGTTTGGGGCTGCTGCTGACCGCGCTCGGCGCGAGCAGTAACCGTCGTTTGGTGGTCGGGGTCGAAGATCCGGGTTACCCATCCCTGCGTCGTGTAGCGATCCGTCATGGCGCACAGATCCTAGCGCTCCCAGTCGATGCAGAGGGCCTTGATCCACACGCGCTGCCCACTGGGGCGCTTGATGTCATAATTGTGACACCGAGCCATCAGTACCCTCTCGGTGGGTCCCTGCCGTTGGCCCGACGCCGCGAACTTCTCACCTGGGCCGCACGCGCTGGAGTCGTTATCGTCGAGGACGACTATGACTCCGAGCTGCGGCACACCGGAAGCCCACTCCCAGCGCTCGCTGCTCTCGATGATCCCGCCGAAGGGTCAGTCGTGCTCCTCGGAACATTCTCGACGACCATCTCACACGCCCTCTCCGCTGGGTACCTGCTGGCTCCAGCACGTTTGAGGAAGGTGATCGAGCCGGTTAGGCACGACCTGGGAGGCGCGGCCTCGGCCGTCGTGCAGGCCGCATTGGCTGAGTATCTTGCTGGTGGTGAACTGCGCCGACACACGGCCCGTATGCGCAGGCGGTACGCAACTCGGCGCGACCTGGTAGTTTCTAAGCTTGACGGCATCGATGGCGTTCGAGTCAGACCCATGAGCGGCGGACTTCACGCGGTGCTCGAATTTGATCACGCGCAAGAAGACGCGGATGCTGAAGAGCGAATACTGAAGAGGACCGCCGAGGCTGGCTTGGGTGCAGTTGCTCTGAGTAGGTACTGGCAACGCGACTCCAAACAACAAGGTCATTTTGGTTTGGTCATAGGCACTGGAGGCACGAACTCCAGCACCATGACCGACCATTCAACGTTTGAGGATGCGCTGACTAGGTGTAGTTCCTCGGGAGGTTGTGAACGCTCGAGTTAG
- a CDS encoding IS481 family transposase, whose protein sequence is MSHANAPLTPVGRQRLASLIVDQGWSIRRAAERFQVSPATASKWASRYRAGEPLVDRSSRPHHSPMRLAERREHRIISLRFTRRWGPHRISYHLGIPRSTVERVLARYRMPLLAHLDQATGLPVRKPRPVRYEKQRPGELVHVDIKKLGRIPDGGGHRMLGRANGKRNRRHGVGYAFLHHAVDDYSRLAYSEILADEKKETAAAFWHRARMFFAQAGVTVAAVMTDNGSCYRSRTFAAALGPDVKHRRTRPYRPQTNGKVERFNRTLATEWAYAQMYESDGARAATYSTWLHHYNHHRPHTGIGGQTPSDRVHNLTGNYN, encoded by the coding sequence ATGTCCCACGCTAACGCACCATTGACCCCTGTGGGCAGGCAGCGCCTGGCTTCTCTGATCGTCGATCAGGGATGGTCGATCCGACGCGCAGCGGAGCGATTCCAGGTCTCACCTGCCACCGCATCGAAATGGGCGTCCCGATACCGCGCGGGTGAACCTCTCGTGGATCGTTCCTCGCGCCCGCATCACTCACCCATGAGGCTTGCGGAGCGGCGCGAGCACCGCATCATCAGCCTGCGGTTCACCCGCCGGTGGGGACCGCACCGGATCAGCTACCACCTGGGCATCCCGCGGTCCACGGTCGAACGCGTCCTTGCCCGGTACCGGATGCCTCTGCTGGCACATCTGGATCAAGCAACCGGGCTGCCCGTCCGTAAGCCTCGCCCTGTGCGCTACGAGAAACAGCGTCCGGGCGAGCTTGTGCATGTCGACATCAAGAAGCTCGGCCGTATCCCTGACGGTGGTGGACATCGCATGCTCGGACGCGCCAACGGCAAGCGTAACCGTCGCCATGGCGTCGGGTACGCGTTTCTGCATCACGCGGTCGATGACTACTCGCGTCTGGCCTACTCCGAGATCCTTGCCGACGAGAAGAAAGAAACAGCCGCCGCGTTCTGGCACCGAGCGCGCATGTTCTTCGCCCAGGCCGGAGTGACCGTTGCGGCGGTGATGACCGATAACGGGTCTTGTTACCGCTCTCGAACGTTCGCAGCCGCGCTCGGACCTGATGTGAAACATCGTCGAACTCGTCCGTATCGGCCCCAGACCAACGGGAAAGTTGAACGTTTCAACCGCACCCTCGCCACCGAGTGGGCCTACGCCCAGATGTACGAAAGCGACGGAGCCAGGGCCGCAACGTACAGCACCTGGCTCCACCACTACAATCATCACCGACCCCACACCGGAATCGGAGGACAGACTCCCTCAGACCGTGTTCACAACCTCACTGGGAACTACAACTAG
- a CDS encoding acyltransferase, with product MTTHIADTADISDDATIGDGSRVWHLAQIREGAVLGENCIIGRGAYIGPGVRLGDNCKIQNYALVYEPARLADGVFIGPAAVLTNDLHPRAINPDGTQKSAADWDMVGVILKEGASVGARAVCVAPVTIGAWAMVAAGAVVTKDVAPHALVVGVPARQIGWVGHAGVKLEDAAEGRLRCPETGDLFQVAGDALHRVNG from the coding sequence ATGACGACGCACATTGCCGACACGGCTGATATCTCCGACGATGCGACGATCGGCGATGGTTCTCGCGTGTGGCACCTGGCCCAGATCCGCGAGGGCGCGGTGCTCGGTGAGAACTGCATCATCGGCCGCGGGGCGTACATCGGTCCCGGGGTCAGGTTGGGCGACAACTGCAAGATCCAGAATTATGCCCTGGTCTACGAGCCCGCGAGGCTTGCGGATGGCGTCTTCATCGGACCAGCTGCCGTCCTGACAAACGACCTTCATCCGCGTGCGATCAACCCGGACGGAACGCAGAAGTCCGCCGCCGATTGGGACATGGTCGGGGTGATTCTCAAGGAGGGCGCCTCGGTCGGCGCTCGAGCCGTGTGCGTCGCACCGGTGACCATCGGCGCGTGGGCGATGGTCGCGGCGGGCGCGGTCGTCACGAAAGATGTGGCGCCACATGCCCTCGTCGTGGGAGTGCCCGCCCGACAGATCGGCTGGGTTGGCCACGCGGGAGTGAAGCTCGAGGATGCTGCCGAGGGCAGGCTCCGCTGCCCGGAGACGGGAGATCTCTTCCAGGTTGCCGGAGATGCGCTCCACAGGGTGAACGGCTGA
- a CDS encoding helix-turn-helix transcriptional regulator — MVLKPIVGRPRGGAWEAAGDESFIDEAVRRAAIGSGILLHGESGAGQEDFARRIALRLAAPASPMELTSPPHPETSRSLARLVESPPTSGPILLIPTISSFAGPELDDVARLVLHHHAVVIAADTDDVPSAAAPLGDLVGLERIWVPDMTEVATASFVENGLGGPVSSRAAHALWSGVAGNRARVRMVVEDWLEASVLVRHDEVWIIADPAPRAGPRLSRYWKGRLAAEDPAVHDVLEVLSLAGEIPLPLLLEICEPDAVDAVHGRGLLELRGSLGRDASLRGAINSEAIANHIPPGRSLQLRHRVSDCASGNGFRIPAGLVHWQVRHGFEVDHPDVLDAVEHLISRAPTKAIDLLGVVLAGADPDRAESARIEALIAAGRLTDAWECARRIRTTPKGEAAVLSPARAADLVSASWRGDYRPILKAREAPARMSDALEWLWRHSTHEALVMSGRAEEGMRAERELLRTLERSDAASPIAQRVRTGLVDMQILTGEWTRAAATLASSSSAHGVDGHGLEVVYRALARVLTADFEESVRALRCEMPQLHILDRHDVHALGSSLLAVSLAATGHRAEAFAALAGIETPHPEGAGIWHRTWGADFFSAQALGLLGRRDDAVELLMRCADRDRDLENHALELLALSGAVQWGQESALDRLESVAQRTESRFAQACTRVVHGLRTGDAESLEIGAAIARAIGQHFFADFADDRRADLNGTRTAALSSGRGGALGARSLTPRQREIVEHVLAGRSSGTIAETMGISVRTVESHLYQIYAKLDVGSRAELRAILADRTTDQVRK; from the coding sequence ATGGTTCTCAAACCGATTGTTGGTCGCCCGCGTGGCGGTGCCTGGGAGGCTGCGGGGGACGAGAGCTTCATCGACGAGGCCGTTCGCCGTGCGGCGATCGGGTCCGGCATCCTTCTCCACGGAGAGTCGGGGGCCGGCCAGGAGGATTTCGCGCGGAGGATTGCCCTCCGTCTCGCCGCACCGGCCTCACCTATGGAGTTGACCAGTCCGCCGCACCCAGAAACATCGCGATCCCTCGCCAGGCTCGTCGAGTCGCCACCCACCTCGGGCCCCATCCTCCTCATCCCCACCATCTCGTCCTTCGCCGGCCCTGAGCTTGACGATGTTGCCAGGCTCGTCCTTCACCATCATGCCGTCGTGATCGCCGCTGACACCGACGACGTTCCTTCCGCCGCGGCACCTCTTGGCGACCTCGTCGGCCTTGAGCGGATATGGGTTCCCGACATGACGGAGGTTGCCACCGCGAGTTTCGTGGAGAACGGATTGGGCGGGCCGGTGAGCAGTCGGGCGGCACACGCCCTCTGGAGCGGCGTGGCGGGTAACCGGGCGAGAGTCCGCATGGTCGTCGAGGACTGGCTCGAGGCATCTGTTCTCGTGCGCCACGACGAAGTCTGGATCATCGCAGATCCGGCGCCTCGCGCGGGTCCACGGCTCAGCCGGTACTGGAAGGGCCGGCTGGCCGCCGAGGATCCTGCTGTTCACGACGTGCTCGAGGTGCTGTCGCTCGCCGGAGAGATACCGCTGCCTCTCCTCTTGGAGATCTGCGAACCTGATGCGGTCGATGCCGTCCACGGGCGAGGGCTCCTGGAACTGCGGGGCTCACTCGGTCGGGATGCGAGTCTGCGAGGGGCCATCAACTCCGAGGCGATCGCCAACCACATCCCTCCCGGGCGCAGTCTGCAGCTTCGTCATCGCGTCTCCGACTGCGCATCGGGGAACGGATTCCGCATTCCCGCAGGACTGGTGCACTGGCAGGTGCGCCACGGATTCGAGGTCGACCACCCCGATGTGCTCGATGCGGTCGAGCACCTGATATCCCGTGCGCCGACGAAGGCTATCGACCTGCTAGGGGTGGTCCTCGCCGGCGCAGATCCGGACCGGGCTGAATCTGCTCGAATCGAGGCTCTCATTGCGGCTGGCCGCCTCACCGACGCGTGGGAATGCGCACGGCGCATCCGCACGACGCCCAAGGGTGAGGCCGCGGTCCTGAGTCCCGCGCGTGCGGCTGACCTTGTGAGCGCGTCCTGGCGTGGAGACTATCGGCCGATTCTCAAGGCACGAGAGGCTCCCGCTCGGATGTCGGATGCGCTCGAATGGCTCTGGCGGCATTCGACTCATGAAGCCCTCGTCATGTCCGGACGAGCGGAGGAGGGGATGAGAGCTGAGCGTGAACTGCTCCGGACGCTCGAACGATCGGATGCTGCGTCGCCCATCGCCCAGCGAGTGAGGACTGGACTCGTTGACATGCAGATCCTGACAGGAGAGTGGACGCGCGCAGCGGCGACTCTTGCCAGCAGCTCGAGCGCTCATGGCGTTGACGGGCATGGGCTCGAAGTCGTCTATCGCGCTCTCGCGCGAGTACTCACCGCGGACTTCGAGGAGAGTGTTCGTGCCCTCAGGTGCGAGATGCCGCAGCTGCACATCCTCGACCGCCACGACGTCCATGCGCTCGGCAGTTCTCTCCTTGCTGTGTCTCTCGCCGCCACCGGCCATCGGGCAGAGGCCTTTGCCGCGCTCGCGGGCATCGAGACGCCCCACCCGGAGGGTGCAGGAATCTGGCACAGGACCTGGGGGGCGGACTTCTTCTCCGCCCAGGCGCTCGGCCTGCTTGGGCGAAGGGATGACGCCGTCGAGCTGCTCATGCGCTGCGCAGACCGTGACCGGGATCTGGAGAATCATGCGCTCGAGCTCCTTGCGCTGTCGGGCGCCGTCCAGTGGGGTCAGGAGTCCGCGCTGGACCGCCTCGAGAGCGTGGCGCAGCGGACGGAGAGTCGCTTCGCCCAGGCGTGTACGCGGGTGGTCCATGGACTCCGGACGGGTGACGCCGAGTCGCTCGAGATCGGGGCGGCCATCGCCCGTGCCATCGGCCAGCACTTCTTCGCCGACTTCGCCGACGACCGACGTGCGGACCTCAACGGTACGCGCACGGCCGCACTGTCCAGCGGGCGGGGAGGTGCTCTTGGTGCTCGGTCGTTGACACCGCGTCAACGAGAGATCGTCGAGCACGTGCTCGCGGGCCGCAGCAGCGGCACCATCGCCGAGACCATGGGAATATCGGTGCGAACCGTTGAGTCCCACCTCTATCAGATCTACGCCAAGCTGGACGTGGGGAGCCGAGCTGAACTGCGGGCGATCCTGGCAGACCGGACGACGGACCAGGTACGTAAGTAG